From a region of the Agrobacterium tumefaciens genome:
- a CDS encoding leucyl aminopeptidase → MSAKFDISFASSVSLDGALAILLQVSGGDWQPAGTADADPEAIVAKAAKISGFSGKSMTTLDVIAPHGSSADRLLAIGLGKPSKLTAHDWLRVGGTAAAGFKKAEKVVVFLDAPGVEVTGQAAADFALGLLLRAYTFDAYKTKKKSEDEKTPKKVEVVIVTAAREEAEKAFEVSQAIAGGVVLARDLVNLPPNVLGPVEFAEKAEELQKLGVEVEILGEKELKKLGMNALLGVAQGSARPPRLAVMQWNGGSKKDSPIAFVGKGVVFDTGGISLKPGLNMEDMKGDMGGAAAVTGLMHALAARKAKANVVGVIGLVENMPDGNAQRPGDIVTSMSGQTIEIINTDAEGRLVLADALWYTKDRFDPKFMINLATLTGAITVALGNLQAGLFSNDDELAGRLTQAGEDTAEKLWRMPLGKDYDKIIDSKFADMKNSAGRLAGSVTAAQFLKRFVGDTPWAHLDIAGTAMGSPLTEINQSWGSGYGVRLLNELVRAHYED, encoded by the coding sequence ATGTCCGCCAAATTCGATATTTCTTTCGCCAGTTCCGTTTCGCTCGATGGCGCTCTCGCCATTTTGTTGCAGGTATCGGGCGGCGATTGGCAGCCCGCCGGTACAGCCGACGCTGACCCCGAAGCGATCGTTGCAAAGGCGGCCAAGATCTCCGGTTTCTCCGGCAAGTCCATGACGACGCTTGATGTCATCGCGCCGCACGGTTCCAGTGCCGACCGCCTGCTGGCCATTGGCCTTGGCAAGCCTTCGAAGCTTACGGCCCACGATTGGCTGCGTGTCGGCGGTACGGCAGCCGCAGGCTTCAAGAAGGCAGAAAAGGTTGTCGTTTTCCTTGATGCCCCGGGCGTCGAGGTCACCGGGCAGGCGGCAGCCGATTTCGCCCTCGGCCTCCTGCTGCGTGCTTACACCTTCGATGCCTACAAGACGAAGAAGAAGTCCGAAGACGAAAAGACACCAAAGAAGGTGGAAGTCGTGATTGTCACGGCTGCCCGCGAGGAAGCGGAAAAGGCATTTGAGGTGTCGCAGGCGATTGCAGGCGGCGTTGTTCTGGCCCGCGATCTCGTCAATCTGCCGCCGAACGTGCTTGGTCCAGTGGAATTCGCAGAAAAGGCCGAAGAGCTGCAGAAGCTTGGTGTCGAGGTTGAAATCCTGGGCGAAAAGGAACTGAAGAAGCTCGGCATGAATGCACTTCTTGGAGTGGCACAGGGCTCTGCCCGTCCGCCGCGGCTTGCCGTCATGCAGTGGAACGGTGGTTCCAAGAAGGACTCGCCGATCGCCTTCGTCGGTAAGGGCGTTGTGTTCGACACCGGCGGCATTTCGCTGAAGCCCGGCCTTAACATGGAAGACATGAAGGGCGACATGGGTGGCGCGGCTGCCGTGACCGGCCTCATGCATGCGCTTGCCGCCCGTAAAGCCAAGGCGAATGTCGTGGGTGTGATTGGTCTTGTGGAAAACATGCCGGATGGCAATGCCCAGCGTCCGGGCGATATCGTCACCTCTATGTCCGGCCAGACCATCGAGATCATCAACACCGATGCGGAAGGCCGTCTCGTTCTGGCCGATGCGCTCTGGTACACGAAGGATCGTTTCGATCCGAAGTTCATGATCAATCTGGCAACGCTCACCGGTGCGATCACCGTGGCGCTTGGCAATCTGCAGGCGGGATTGTTCTCGAATGACGACGAACTCGCCGGCCGTCTGACACAGGCGGGCGAAGACACGGCTGAAAAGCTCTGGCGCATGCCGCTCGGCAAGGACTATGACAAGATCATCGATTCCAAGTTCGCGGACATGAAGAACAGCGCTGGCCGGCTTGCCGGTTCGGTGACCGCTGCCCAGTTCCTCAAGCGCTTTGTGGGTGACACGCCATGGGCGCACCTGGATATCGCAGGAACGGCGATGGGTTCGCCGCTGACCGAGATCAACCAGTCCTGGGGTTCCGGTTACGGCGTACGCCTTCTGAACGAACTCGTTCGCGCGCATTACGAAGACTGA
- a CDS encoding DNA polymerase III subunit chi has translation MTEILFYHLTESKLEDALPPLLEKSLERGWKVAVQTTDAERRDFLDSHLWTYRDDSFLAHATDAAASPENQPVLLTASDANGNSASVRFLIDGAEPPPVEPYERIVFMFDGYDAFQLETARNHWKRLKGEGHALTYWQQSPEGRWQKKA, from the coding sequence ATGACCGAAATTCTGTTCTATCACCTGACGGAATCGAAGCTGGAGGATGCCCTGCCGCCCTTGCTTGAAAAATCACTGGAACGCGGCTGGAAGGTCGCGGTCCAGACAACGGATGCTGAACGGCGCGATTTTCTCGATTCCCATTTGTGGACGTATCGGGATGACAGCTTTCTGGCGCACGCGACGGATGCAGCGGCCTCGCCGGAGAACCAGCCCGTTCTTCTGACCGCCTCGGATGCAAACGGCAACAGCGCCAGCGTCCGCTTCCTGATCGACGGCGCCGAACCGCCGCCGGTCGAGCCTTATGAACGCATCGTGTTCATGTTCGATGGCTATGACGCGTTCCAGCTTGAAACGGCGCGCAATCATTGGAAACGGCTGAAGGGAGAGGGGCACGCCCTGACCTACTGGCAGCAATCGCCGGAAGGGCGCTGGCAGAAAAAGGCCTGA
- a CDS encoding sensor domain-containing diguanylate cyclase translates to MDQMISLPDREMERLMAVRSLMSFKNGPSPELEALSELARGVFSVSRASVHLMDDDWLYIVEQAGMQLAECPRDVSICNRVLAKQDVVVIPDLTVHPDFCAMPYVQEGPKLRAYAGAPIELEPGLIVGAFCVVDTVPRLFSMAEIDNLQRFAVLATAVLRLQKANFTMSLAERELRNAAMTDPLTGFYNRKALDVLVDLQLGLALHENETFGALYMDMDGFKIINDTFGHSAGDCVLAAAANRIRAVTRNEDIVVRMGGDEFAIFVPRPDGPETMSLLADRLLCAFREPFDIDGRQVVSRLSIGGAIAPQAGADRATLLSNVDEALYQAKKAGRDRYVSRAL, encoded by the coding sequence ATGGACCAGATGATTTCATTACCGGATCGGGAAATGGAGCGTCTGATGGCTGTTCGTTCATTGATGTCATTCAAGAATGGTCCGTCGCCGGAGCTGGAGGCTCTCTCCGAGCTCGCGCGCGGCGTCTTTTCCGTTTCACGCGCCTCCGTTCACCTGATGGACGATGACTGGCTCTACATAGTGGAGCAGGCCGGCATGCAATTAGCCGAATGCCCGCGCGATGTCTCAATCTGCAATCGCGTTCTGGCCAAGCAGGATGTCGTGGTCATTCCCGATTTGACCGTCCATCCGGACTTCTGCGCGATGCCTTATGTCCAGGAAGGCCCGAAGTTGCGCGCTTATGCGGGCGCACCGATCGAGCTCGAGCCTGGGCTGATTGTCGGTGCGTTCTGCGTCGTCGACACAGTGCCACGGCTGTTCTCCATGGCTGAGATCGACAATCTGCAGCGTTTTGCCGTTCTCGCGACAGCCGTGTTGCGGCTTCAGAAGGCGAATTTCACAATGAGCCTTGCCGAACGCGAGCTCCGCAACGCCGCCATGACCGATCCATTGACAGGATTTTATAATCGCAAGGCACTCGACGTGCTGGTCGATCTGCAGCTTGGACTAGCCCTGCACGAAAACGAAACGTTCGGTGCGCTTTATATGGATATGGATGGCTTCAAGATCATCAACGATACCTTTGGCCATTCGGCTGGCGACTGCGTTCTGGCGGCCGCCGCCAATCGTATCCGCGCCGTAACCCGCAATGAAGATATCGTCGTGCGCATGGGTGGCGATGAGTTCGCCATTTTCGTTCCCCGTCCCGATGGTCCGGAGACGATGAGCCTGCTGGCGGATCGCCTGTTGTGCGCTTTCCGCGAGCCCTTCGATATCGATGGCCGTCAGGTTGTTTCGCGGCTGAGTATTGGCGGGGCAATTGCGCCGCAGGCCGGTGCCGACCGGGCAACGCTTCTGTCGAATGTCGATGAAGCGCTTTATCAGGCTAAAAAAGCCGGGCGCGACCGGTATGTCAGCCGCGCCCTTTGA
- a CDS encoding Gfo/Idh/MocA family oxidoreductase yields the protein MSATKLAIVGVGKIVRDQHLPAIAGNPDFELIATASRHGTVDGIASYNNIEAMLEAVPQIDAVSLCMPPQYRYEAAYTALNAGKHVFLEKPPGATLSEVQDLVRLADSKGLSLFASWHSRYAPAVEAAKAFLASTKIESVHVIWKEDVRHWHPNQEWIWQAGGLGVFDPGINALSIITHILPRALFITKATLEFPENRDAPIAADLHFSDVTKMPVHAEFDWRQTGKQSWDIIAETADGQMVLSEGGAKLSINGDMKLSEPEREYPALYERFAEIIKAGKSDVDLAPLTHVADAFLLGRHKFVDSFYD from the coding sequence ATGTCAGCCACCAAACTCGCCATCGTCGGCGTCGGCAAGATCGTTCGCGACCAGCATCTTCCCGCCATTGCAGGCAATCCCGATTTCGAACTGATCGCCACGGCCAGCCGCCACGGCACCGTCGACGGTATCGCTTCCTACAACAATATCGAAGCCATGCTCGAGGCTGTTCCGCAGATCGACGCGGTCTCGCTCTGTATGCCGCCGCAGTACCGTTATGAAGCCGCTTACACGGCTTTGAACGCCGGCAAGCACGTCTTCCTTGAAAAGCCGCCGGGCGCGACGCTTTCGGAGGTGCAGGATCTTGTTCGCCTCGCCGACAGTAAGGGTCTCTCGCTGTTTGCAAGCTGGCATTCGCGTTACGCACCCGCCGTTGAAGCTGCCAAGGCTTTTCTGGCCTCGACGAAGATCGAGAGCGTTCATGTCATCTGGAAGGAAGATGTGCGCCACTGGCATCCGAACCAGGAATGGATCTGGCAGGCAGGCGGTCTCGGCGTCTTCGATCCCGGCATCAACGCCCTCTCTATCATCACCCACATCCTGCCGCGCGCCCTGTTCATCACCAAAGCTACGCTGGAATTCCCGGAAAACCGTGATGCGCCCATCGCCGCAGACCTGCATTTTTCCGATGTGACGAAGATGCCGGTTCACGCCGAGTTCGACTGGCGTCAGACTGGCAAGCAGAGCTGGGACATCATTGCCGAGACGGCAGACGGTCAGATGGTGCTTTCCGAAGGCGGTGCTAAGCTGTCGATCAATGGCGACATGAAGCTTTCCGAACCGGAACGTGAGTACCCTGCCCTTTACGAACGCTTCGCCGAAATCATCAAGGCGGGCAAATCGGACGTCGATCTGGCGCCGCTGACCCACGTGGCCGATGCCTTTCTGCTCGGTCGCCACAAGTTCGTGGATTCGTTCTACGACTGA
- a CDS encoding polysaccharide deacetylase family protein: protein MSIRVVSVAVIVAAILSGCAGKPQGDGSLKTAFAATMPANPAGHADASDPVPLSPAAWVRPRHPSALAGRDIEVSSISDISLANKEVVLSFDDGPVPGKTENILATLDEFGVKATFLMVGEMAKAHPELARKVVSDGHSIGSHTYSHPNLAHLSFDRALNEISKGAKAVADATETDVPFFRFPYLADTSRLRHSLASRGTVVMDVQIDSKDYFKDAPAVVASRTIEALRHRGSGIILMHDIHKRTAAMLPALLTQLKAEGYKVVHLRYKAPQKWPMLVAAL from the coding sequence ATGTCCATTCGCGTCGTTTCCGTTGCCGTCATCGTGGCTGCCATCCTTTCAGGCTGCGCAGGCAAACCGCAGGGAGATGGCTCTCTGAAAACGGCGTTCGCCGCCACGATGCCCGCCAATCCGGCGGGTCATGCCGATGCAAGCGATCCCGTCCCGCTCTCTCCCGCTGCCTGGGTGCGGCCGAGACATCCCAGCGCTCTTGCCGGCCGTGACATCGAGGTCTCGTCGATTTCCGACATCAGCCTGGCGAACAAGGAAGTCGTTCTCAGTTTCGACGATGGCCCGGTGCCCGGCAAGACCGAGAATATTCTGGCGACGCTTGACGAATTCGGTGTGAAGGCAACCTTCCTGATGGTCGGTGAAATGGCAAAGGCCCACCCGGAGCTTGCCCGCAAGGTCGTGTCCGACGGGCACAGCATCGGCAGCCATACCTACAGCCACCCCAACCTCGCGCACCTCTCCTTCGACCGGGCACTGAACGAAATATCGAAGGGCGCCAAGGCCGTTGCCGACGCCACCGAAACAGACGTTCCTTTCTTCCGCTTCCCTTACCTTGCCGATACATCGCGGCTTCGCCATTCGCTTGCCTCGCGCGGTACAGTGGTGATGGATGTGCAGATCGACTCCAAGGACTATTTCAAGGATGCACCCGCCGTGGTGGCGTCACGCACCATTGAGGCCTTGCGTCATCGCGGCAGCGGCATCATTCTGATGCATGACATTCACAAGCGCACCGCCGCCATGCTGCCGGCATTGCTGACGCAATTGAAGGCGGAAGGCTATAAAGTCGTACATTTGCGCTACAAGGCACCGCAGAAATGGCCGATGCTGGTCGCAGCACTCTAA
- a CDS encoding ABC-F family ATP-binding cassette domain-containing protein yields the protein MITITDLSARIAGRLLLDNASVTLPAGVKAGLVGRNGAGKSTLFRVITGDLAAENGSVTIPKQARIGQVAQEAPGTEESLISIVLSADKERAALLAEAETATDPHRIAEIQMRLVDIDAHSAEARASSILAGLGFNQEAQLRPASSFSGGWRMRVALASVLFAEPDLLLLDEPTNYLDLEGTLWLEDYIRRYPHTVIIISHDRDLLNNAVNSIVHLDQKKLTFYRGGYDQFERQKAEADELQMKAKAKNDAARKHLQSFIDRFKAKASKAKQAQSRVKALERMGTVAAVIEDHVQPITFPEPEKQPASPIVAINGGAVGYEPGKSILKQLNLRIDNDDRIALLGSNGNGKSTFAKFISGRLAPQAGDLRVASGLKIGFFAQHQLDDLVPNETPVEHVRKLMPQAAEAQVRARVAQMGLTTEKMATAAKDLSGGEKARLLMGLAAFHAPHLLILDEPTNHLDIDSRRALIEALNDYNGAVILISHDRHLIEATVDRLWLVADGTVKTFEGDMEEYRDIVVSSGKKKDDKPDIASDQASKADQRKANAEKRAQLAPLKKKINEIESLTAKLEKLIQSLDKELADPALYEKAPAKAAQKVKERGEAASKLADAEEQWLMLSGEYEEAMAV from the coding sequence ATGATTACGATTACCGATCTTTCCGCCCGTATCGCAGGACGCCTGCTTCTCGACAACGCCAGTGTCACGCTGCCTGCCGGTGTGAAAGCGGGCCTTGTCGGCCGTAACGGCGCCGGCAAATCCACGCTGTTTCGCGTCATCACCGGTGACCTCGCGGCGGAAAACGGATCGGTCACCATTCCCAAACAGGCCCGGATCGGCCAGGTCGCCCAGGAAGCGCCGGGAACCGAGGAGTCGCTGATTTCGATCGTGCTGTCAGCCGACAAGGAGCGCGCCGCGCTGCTGGCCGAAGCCGAAACGGCGACCGATCCGCATCGCATCGCTGAAATCCAGATGCGCCTTGTCGATATTGACGCCCATTCTGCGGAAGCGCGCGCCTCCAGCATTCTCGCCGGTCTCGGTTTCAACCAGGAAGCCCAGCTTCGCCCGGCCTCGTCGTTTTCCGGCGGCTGGCGCATGCGCGTCGCGCTCGCCTCCGTACTGTTTGCCGAGCCTGACCTTTTGCTTCTCGACGAACCGACCAACTATCTCGACCTTGAAGGGACGCTGTGGCTGGAGGATTACATCCGCCGCTACCCGCACACTGTCATCATCATCAGCCACGACCGCGATCTCCTGAACAACGCGGTCAACTCGATCGTTCACCTCGATCAGAAGAAGCTGACCTTCTATCGCGGCGGGTACGACCAGTTCGAGCGTCAGAAGGCTGAAGCTGACGAATTGCAGATGAAGGCCAAGGCCAAGAACGATGCGGCGCGCAAACATCTGCAGAGCTTCATCGATCGTTTCAAGGCCAAGGCATCCAAGGCCAAGCAGGCACAAAGCCGCGTGAAGGCACTGGAGCGCATGGGAACGGTCGCGGCGGTGATCGAAGATCACGTGCAGCCGATCACCTTTCCGGAGCCGGAAAAGCAGCCGGCTTCCCCGATCGTAGCCATCAATGGCGGCGCTGTCGGCTACGAGCCGGGCAAGTCCATTCTCAAGCAGTTGAACCTGCGTATCGACAATGACGACCGCATCGCGCTGCTCGGTTCGAACGGCAACGGCAAGTCGACGTTTGCCAAGTTCATCTCCGGTCGCCTTGCGCCGCAGGCGGGCGATCTGCGTGTCGCATCTGGTCTGAAAATCGGTTTCTTTGCCCAGCATCAGCTCGACGATCTCGTTCCGAACGAAACGCCGGTCGAACATGTGCGCAAGTTGATGCCGCAGGCCGCTGAAGCGCAGGTTCGCGCCCGTGTGGCCCAGATGGGCCTGACGACGGAAAAGATGGCCACGGCCGCGAAAGACCTCTCAGGTGGCGAAAAAGCCCGCCTGCTGATGGGACTTGCGGCTTTCCATGCGCCGCATCTGCTCATTCTCGACGAACCGACCAACCACCTTGATATCGACAGCCGCCGGGCACTGATCGAAGCGCTGAACGATTATAACGGTGCCGTCATCCTGATCTCGCACGACCGTCACCTGATCGAAGCGACCGTCGACCGGCTGTGGCTGGTGGCGGATGGCACCGTGAAGACCTTTGAAGGCGACATGGAGGAATATCGCGATATCGTCGTATCCTCCGGCAAGAAGAAGGACGACAAGCCAGACATTGCGAGTGATCAGGCCTCGAAGGCCGACCAACGCAAGGCGAACGCCGAAAAGCGTGCGCAACTCGCTCCGCTCAAGAAAAAGATCAATGAAATCGAATCCCTGACGGCAAAGCTTGAGAAACTGATTCAGTCACTCGACAAGGAGCTGGCCGACCCTGCCCTTTACGAAAAGGCGCCTGCCAAAGCTGCCCAAAAGGTCAAGGAACGTGGCGAAGCCGCAAGCAAGCTGGCCGATGCCGAAGAACAATGGCTGATGCTCTCCGGCGAGTACGAAGAAGCCATGGCGGTGTGA
- a CDS encoding GGDEF domain-containing protein: MTIPNGDRHRENAKNSLIVTKITQFIAKMNIAPLPRNYELIFEILAGHNPAMGREVLALGNAPQQHELDIVGQRHGLAGFSRIAASKATNDAAETLEQIAARLDAGLHRTEVFLSSMQTVEPEHVSRLVRDIHDEQTSLKNFLAHGLEKIRATEKNSTHIQAVSLRDTLTTLPNRAAFLEKLTAMYEEGDAPSAASMLLVNIDHFREINAKYGPAAGNKALRRLAALFRKTIKKDDFVARIGGNEFAFIFMGVAQNTAQSIAERLRRSVEDLRFATRDGDGDHLTISVGVAALDGAATPAEFYSHAELALLAARSSARNCVVGYSRDVAQRSRNSYLLQLGG, translated from the coding sequence GTGACTATTCCGAACGGCGACAGACATCGTGAGAACGCGAAGAACAGCCTGATCGTTACCAAGATCACGCAGTTCATCGCGAAGATGAACATTGCTCCCCTGCCACGCAATTACGAACTGATCTTCGAGATATTGGCAGGCCATAACCCGGCCATGGGTCGTGAGGTGCTTGCACTTGGCAACGCGCCACAGCAGCACGAGCTTGATATTGTCGGCCAGCGACATGGTCTGGCGGGTTTTTCCCGTATCGCGGCGAGCAAAGCCACCAACGACGCAGCAGAAACGCTCGAGCAGATAGCGGCGCGGCTGGATGCCGGCCTGCATCGCACCGAGGTTTTTCTGTCCTCGATGCAGACCGTAGAACCCGAACATGTGTCGCGACTGGTTCGCGATATTCACGATGAGCAAACGAGCCTGAAAAACTTCCTTGCTCACGGCTTGGAGAAAATTCGCGCCACCGAAAAAAACAGCACACATATTCAGGCTGTCTCCTTGCGCGATACGCTGACGACGCTGCCGAACCGTGCAGCCTTTCTCGAAAAGCTGACCGCAATGTATGAGGAAGGCGATGCGCCTTCTGCAGCCTCCATGCTGCTGGTCAACATCGACCACTTCCGCGAAATCAATGCGAAGTACGGTCCGGCCGCCGGCAACAAGGCGTTGCGGCGACTGGCAGCGCTATTTCGCAAGACAATCAAGAAGGATGACTTCGTCGCGCGTATCGGCGGCAACGAATTCGCCTTCATCTTCATGGGTGTGGCGCAAAACACCGCACAAAGCATTGCGGAGCGTCTGCGCCGCAGCGTCGAGGATCTTCGCTTTGCCACCAGAGACGGCGATGGTGACCATCTGACGATTTCAGTCGGTGTTGCGGCACTGGACGGCGCGGCAACTCCGGCCGAATTCTACAGCCACGCAGAACTGGCGCTTCTTGCCGCCAGAAGCAGCGCGCGCAACTGCGTCGTCGGCTACTCCAGGGACGTCGCACAGCGCAGTCGCAACAGCTATCTTCTGCAACTCGGCGGCTGA
- a CDS encoding glutathione S-transferase family protein, whose translation MSTSRTLYSLCGSDASRPFSPHCWKTVLSLAHKGLDFEERPLPFTAIPSAEGGFSKTVPILRDGDQLISDSFEIALYLDEVYPERPSLFNGEGGKAMARFVESWSQTQLHPAIVRIAVLDIHDMLDEPDRLYFRESRTKALGRSLEAAVANREAEIAAFPTLLAPIRRMLGFQPFIGGMTPLFADYIVFGALQWARITTGADLFTENDPVRGWFESCLDLYDAKGRSVTAA comes from the coding sequence ATGTCGACGTCCAGAACGCTGTATTCCCTGTGTGGAAGCGATGCTTCCCGTCCTTTTTCGCCCCATTGCTGGAAGACAGTTCTTTCGCTGGCGCATAAGGGCCTGGACTTCGAAGAACGCCCCTTGCCGTTCACGGCAATTCCGAGCGCCGAGGGTGGTTTTTCCAAAACCGTGCCGATCCTCAGGGACGGCGACCAGCTCATAAGCGACAGCTTCGAAATCGCCCTTTATCTGGACGAGGTCTATCCGGAGCGGCCGTCGCTCTTCAATGGTGAGGGTGGCAAGGCAATGGCACGCTTCGTGGAAAGCTGGTCGCAGACCCAGCTCCATCCGGCCATCGTGCGCATCGCCGTTCTCGATATTCACGATATGCTGGATGAACCGGATCGCCTTTATTTCCGTGAAAGCCGCACCAAAGCGCTCGGCCGTTCACTGGAAGCGGCGGTGGCCAACCGCGAGGCTGAAATTGCCGCCTTTCCGACGTTGTTGGCGCCGATCCGCCGCATGCTGGGCTTCCAGCCTTTCATCGGTGGCATGACACCGCTGTTTGCGGATTATATCGTTTTCGGGGCGTTGCAGTGGGCGCGCATCACCACGGGAGCGGACCTGTTTACCGAAAACGACCCGGTTCGTGGCTGGTTCGAGAGCTGCCTCGATCTCTATGATGCGAAGGGTCGCAGTGTGACAGCGGCGTGA
- the ndk gene encoding nucleoside-diphosphate kinase: protein MAIERTFSMIKPDATKRNLTGAITKVFEDNGLRVIASKRVWMSKREAEGFYAVHKERPFFGELVEGMTSGPTIVQVLEGENAILKNREIMGATNPAQAAEGTIRKTFALSIGENSVHGSDAPETAVQEIAYWFAETEIVG, encoded by the coding sequence ATGGCGATTGAACGCACATTTTCGATGATCAAGCCGGACGCAACCAAGCGTAACCTGACTGGCGCGATCACCAAGGTATTTGAAGACAACGGCCTGCGCGTCATCGCGTCCAAGCGCGTTTGGATGAGCAAGCGCGAAGCAGAAGGCTTCTACGCTGTTCACAAGGAACGTCCTTTCTTCGGCGAACTCGTTGAAGGCATGACCTCTGGCCCGACCATCGTTCAGGTTCTGGAAGGCGAAAACGCAATCCTCAAGAACCGCGAAATCATGGGCGCGACGAACCCGGCACAGGCTGCTGAAGGCACCATCCGCAAGACCTTCGCACTGTCCATCGGCGAAAACTCCGTTCACGGTTCCGACGCTCCGGAAACCGCTGTTCAGGAAATCGCTTACTGGTTCGCCGAAACCGAAATCGTCGGCTGA
- a CDS encoding branched-chain amino acid ABC transporter permease: MAYFLQQLLNAVPVAALYAMLAFGYAVAFSITKRADVTYGAIFAFAGQTCLLFADFGWNQLWLILPATLALGAGMGLFGGLWAAAVMGRTVMRPLVKASPNAVTVASVGALIALTESARLAADTRQLWLPPLLSQPVAFWQDGNFAVTLIPMQMVNTAIFGLVVLLGALYLTRSSLGRRWKAVSDDPLAASLCGVDAGRVFLMSYCAAGLVASIGGVLATFYYGTMDFGAGLVFGLKIVLISAAGGYTSPLVCALGAAAIGVIETLWSGYGPVMWRDAAVLVMLVFWLVIMRSAREAP, from the coding sequence ATGGCGTATTTCCTGCAACAGCTCTTGAACGCAGTGCCGGTCGCCGCGCTCTATGCGATGCTGGCCTTCGGGTACGCTGTTGCCTTTTCCATCACCAAGCGTGCCGATGTCACCTACGGCGCGATTTTCGCATTTGCCGGTCAGACATGCCTGCTGTTTGCCGATTTTGGTTGGAACCAGCTTTGGCTGATCCTGCCTGCCACCCTTGCACTTGGGGCAGGCATGGGCCTGTTTGGCGGCCTGTGGGCCGCGGCCGTCATGGGAAGGACGGTCATGCGACCGTTGGTAAAAGCGTCGCCCAACGCCGTGACGGTTGCGTCGGTCGGTGCGCTGATTGCTTTGACTGAAAGCGCCAGACTGGCCGCCGACACGCGGCAACTGTGGCTTCCGCCGCTGCTGTCTCAGCCTGTGGCGTTCTGGCAGGATGGGAATTTTGCCGTCACGCTCATACCGATGCAGATGGTAAACACCGCCATCTTCGGTCTCGTCGTTTTGCTTGGCGCGCTATATCTGACACGATCATCCCTGGGGCGCCGTTGGAAGGCGGTATCTGACGATCCGCTTGCCGCTTCCTTGTGCGGTGTCGATGCAGGCCGGGTGTTTCTCATGTCCTATTGCGCGGCGGGGTTGGTCGCCTCCATTGGCGGCGTGCTGGCAACCTTTTATTACGGCACCATGGATTTCGGTGCGGGTTTGGTCTTCGGGTTGAAGATCGTGCTGATTTCGGCTGCAGGAGGATATACCAGCCCGCTTGTCTGCGCGCTTGGTGCGGCGGCCATCGGCGTCATCGAAACGCTCTGGTCGGGCTACGGCCCGGTGATGTGGCGGGACGCTGCGGTACTGGTCATGCTGGTTTTCTGGCTTGTCATCATGCGCAGCGCCCGTGAGGCGCCGTGA
- a CDS encoding molybdenum cofactor biosynthesis protein MoaE: MIQAVTPTIRVQADDFDAAEETRKLTAADKSIGAVVAFSGLCRDDGGTLAALELEHYPGMAEAEMNRIATLAIERFNLLGLTAIHRHGKIAAGDNIVLVIAASSHRQAAFDGANFVMDYLKTSAPFWKKEHGKDGKAGDWIESKTADDKAKDKWR; this comes from the coding sequence TTGATACAGGCCGTCACACCGACCATTCGCGTGCAGGCTGATGATTTCGACGCCGCCGAAGAAACGCGTAAGCTGACGGCCGCCGACAAAAGCATCGGCGCGGTGGTGGCTTTTTCCGGACTTTGCCGGGATGACGGCGGTACGCTGGCCGCGCTGGAACTGGAACATTACCCCGGCATGGCGGAAGCGGAAATGAACCGCATTGCCACGCTTGCCATCGAACGCTTCAACCTTCTCGGCCTGACCGCGATCCACCGCCACGGCAAGATTGCCGCTGGCGACAACATCGTTCTGGTCATTGCCGCCTCCTCGCACCGCCAGGCCGCTTTCGATGGCGCCAACTTCGTCATGGACTATCTGAAAACCTCTGCCCCGTTCTGGAAAAAGGAACATGGCAAGGACGGCAAGGCTGGGGACTGGATCGAGTCCAAGACAGCCGACGACAAGGCAAAGGACAAGTGGCGCTAG
- the moaD gene encoding molybdopterin converting factor subunit 1 encodes MTRIVYFAWVREKIGTAEEEIDIPVSVKTAGELIAYLTTLGENYEAAFEFPDVIRVAVNQEHVEHDESIVGAREIGIFPPMTGG; translated from the coding sequence ATGACCCGGATCGTTTATTTCGCCTGGGTTCGAGAGAAGATCGGCACAGCCGAGGAAGAAATAGACATTCCGGTTTCTGTTAAGACGGCAGGCGAACTGATCGCCTACCTCACGACCCTTGGCGAAAACTATGAAGCCGCCTTCGAGTTTCCCGATGTGATCCGCGTTGCCGTCAATCAGGAGCATGTCGAGCACGATGAAAGCATTGTCGGAGCGCGCGAGATCGGCATCTTTCCGCCCATGACGGGAGGCTGA